A stretch of Telopea speciosissima isolate NSW1024214 ecotype Mountain lineage chromosome 11, Tspe_v1, whole genome shotgun sequence DNA encodes these proteins:
- the LOC122645431 gene encoding uncharacterized protein LOC122645431: MAPYEALYGKKCRTPLYWDEVGERRMLGPELIQATCEKVDMIREKIKIAQSRQQSHTDVRRKDLEFQTGEKVFLCVSLTKGIMQFSKKGKLSPRYIGPYEILKRIGAVAYQLALPPSLEGVHNVFHISMLKKYVPNPTHILTAEPIQLETDMSYKEQPEEILWRKEHKLHNRTVAYVKVRWRNHVLEEASWEREEEMRERYPHLFGLQGRCDGSGEDYFEAAADGYSDHAGLDSEGCDPSDMDDHGVPGE, encoded by the exons atggcaccatatgaagcgTTATATGGTAAGAAGTGTCGCACACctttatattgggatgaagttggagaacgaCGTATGCTAGGCCCTGAGCTTATACAAGCTACTTGTGAGAAGGTAGATATGATTAGGGAGAAGATCAAAATAGCACAGAGCAGGCAACAGAGCCACACAGATGTAAGAAGAAAAGATCTGGAGTTCCAAACAGGAGAAAAGGTGTTCCTCTGTGTTTCTCTGACAAAAGGAATTATGCAATTCAGTAAGAAAGGGAAACTGAGTCCTAGATACATTGGGccttatgaaattctcaagAGAATCGGAGCGGTGGCATATCAACTAGCTCTACCACCCTCATTAGAAGGCGTTCATAACGTATTTCACATATCCATGTTGAAAAAGTATGTACCAAACCCAACACATATCCTAACTGCTGAGCCAATACAACTAGAAACTGATATGTCATACAAGGAACAACCCGAAGAAATTTTGTGGCGAAAGGAGCACAAGCTTCATAACCGTACCGTCGCTTACGTAAAAGTGCGATGGAGAAACCACGTGCTCGaggaagcatcttgggaacgcgaagaggaaatgcgGGAAAGATATCCTCATCTTTTCGGTTTACAAG gtagATGTGATGGCAGCGGGGAGGATTATTTTGAGGCGGCGGCTGATGGTTATAGTGACCATGCTGGTTTGGACTCAGAGGGGTGTGATCCCTCTGACATGGACGATCACGGTGTCCCTGGAGAATAA